In Camelina sativa cultivar DH55 chromosome 17, Cs, whole genome shotgun sequence, the genomic stretch ggaaaaagaaattgcgtagatttagaaaagaaaatgtttgttAATCACCTCTGCATCAATGAAAGATAATAATTGAGGATCCTTTATGTACTTCCGAGCTATAGCCCCAGCATTCTGCGGCAAGTAATAAGCTATACAACACAGAGAATAACATAACAAGATTCATGTTAGTAGAATTTATACTCGCAGTAATCAattaatacacacacacacacacacacatcaaaCATGATTTTTAGGAGTCCAAATTCATTGCAGAAGATTTACCGAGTGTCAAGCATTCAAGCGGTTTCTGAAAGAACTGTCCAAAAAGGTAGATAGGCTCTTCTAGTGACTTTAACTCCAGGGAGTTCAATGAGTTAAAGATCTGTACAAgttgtaaattataataaatatatatagcacaACACTAGTAAAGAGTTCAAAATAAATAGCATATCAGAACCTTCCAGCAGTCGCCATAGAAACCAAGGATCCCTTCCTTTTCATGGGGAAACTTGCTGGTAAGTTCAGTGACGAAATCATCGTATTCTCTATGAATCCGAACAGAAAGATCATTCGGAAGATGGAAATGGACAGTAGTAGGATCAGGTATAACCTCCATCTTACGGCCAACAGCCTTCAACGCCTGAGTTATCAAGTTAAGGTTCCCCTGTTCCCTTCAATCAAATTACTTCAACTTAGTACTAAACAAAGTATATTGTTGAAATCATATGATGATATTggtgaagaaacaagaaagcaacCTTATCGCTGAAACCAAACATGACAGAAGAGCCAACATCAAATGTATACCCATCTCTTTCGTAATAGCCAGAGCTCCCACCAGGAATCAAATACTTCTCCAGAACTAAAACCTTAGCTTCTTTAACAGCTAGCTGAGTGGCAGCGACTAATCCTCCAATCCCAGAGCCGATTACTATGGCGTCGTACACACTCTCTCTTGTACTTGTTGCGTCTCTCTTCTTCGTCCCTTCAACcgcaattgaagaagaagaaacggatTTTACTGTAACCATAGGCGATTTCTTCTTCCGATTCTCAAAAAATCGAACATGAAACCCTAAATTGGAAGAACAACCCAGCTTATTCGAGGTCTTTAACGGAGAGAAGAACAAGGAACTAGGATGACCACACTCTATGGGATTTTGAAAACTCAAATTCATGCTGCTAGCTTAGAGTTCGATCGTCGTCTTCACAGACACTGAATTGGGGAAGTAAAACTTGGATATTCCCAAAACCAACCAATATCATCAATTCATGAGAGGATGATTATAAAAAGCATAATCAAAATTAGCAGCGAGATTAGGCAAAAGGTTTTATCCAAATATGgatatttattatttcagaAATAATAAATCGTAGCCGTTAATCCTTGTAAGAGGGGGGGGGGATTAATTACCGTTAGATTTAACAAACCATGCGAGATCGAACGGCTAAAAAGATACTACTACTAGTATGCCAGAAGATGTTGAATGCAAGTGGTTTATTTTTGTTGCATCCATTTGGTCCATTAAGATTCCATATGTCCAATATTTTTCATTGCAGAAATAAAATCAAGTATGGTCCAAAAAGCAATTAGCATCTATTATAGGCAGACTCTCTTTTTAGCAACTTGTAGGAGGATCGTTGAGACCGCATCTTTGTTTCTAAGAGATAAAATTGGAATGATCAACTATCTTCGTGGATGGtcctgaaaataaaaaaaatgttaaaggCTGCCGAAGAAAAGGTTCGGTCTCGTCGAATCATCTTTGTTCAGAGACTTAGGGAACATTTTCAACGATCTTTTTGTGATCTCTGTATGTGGATTCTGATTCTTCCATCATGTTATAAATACCACGCGACTCAAGCAACTAGAGTCTCAAGCAAAACTCCTCTCagtccatcttcttcttcttcttcgctttaTTCAAGAAGATGGACAAGGTTATGAGAATGTCGTCCGAAAGAGGGGTAGTTATATTCAGCAAGAGCTCGTGTTGTTTGTCCTACGCGGTTCAAGTTCTTTTCCAAGATCTCGGGGTTAACCCTAAGATTCACGAGATCGATAAGGACCCTGAATGCCGAGAGATCGAGAAGGCACTAATGAGGCTAGGGTGTTCAAAGCCGGTCCCAGCCGTCTTCATTGGTGGCAAGCTCGTTGGTTCGACCAATGAAGTAATGTCCATGCACCTTAGCAGCTCGCTTGTTCCCTTAGTGAAGCCATATCTATGTTAAACAACANNNNNNNNNNNNNNNNNNNNNNNNNNNNNNNNNNNNNNNNNNNNNNNNNNNNNNNNNNNNNNNNNNNNNNNNNNNNNNNNNNNNNNNNNNNNNNNNNNNNNNNNNNNNNNNNNNNNNNNNNNNNNNNNNNNNNNNNNNNNNNNNNNNNNNNNNNNNNNNNNNNNNNNNNNNNNNNNNNNNNNNNNNNNNNNNNNNNNNNNNNNNNNNNNNNNNNNNNNNNNNNNNNNNNNNNNNNNNNNNNNNNNNNNNNNNNNNNNNNNNNNNNNNNNNNNNNNNNNNNNNNNNNNNNNNNNNNNNNNNNNNNNNNNNNNNNNNNNNNNNNNNNNNNNNNNNNNNNNNNNNNNNNNNNNNNNNNNNNNNNNNNNNNNNNNNNNNNNNNNNNNNNNNNNNNNNNNNNNNNNNNNNNNNNNNNNNNNNNNNNNNNNNNNNNNNNNNNNNNNNNNNNNNNNNNNNNNNNNNNNNNNNNNNNNNNNNNNNNNNNNNNNNNNNNNNNNNNNNNNNNNNNNNNNNNNNNNNNNNNNNNNNNNNNNNNNNNNNNNNNNNNNNNNNNNNNNNNNNNNNNNNNNNNNNNNNNNNNNNNNNNNNNNNNNNNNNNNNNNNNNNNNNNNNNNNNNNNNNNNNNNNNNNNNNNNNNNNNNNNNNNNNNNNNNNNNNNNNNNNNNNNNNNNNNNNNNNNNNNNNNNNNNNNNNNNNNNNNNNNNNNNNNNNNNNNNNNNNNNNNNNNNNNNNNNNNNNNNNNNNNNNNNNNNNNNNNNNNNNNNNNNNNNNNNNNNNNNNNNNNNNNNNNNNNNNNNNNNNNNNNNNNNNNNNNNNNNNNNNNNNNNNNNNNNNNNNNNNNNNNNNNNNNNNNNNNNNNNNNNNNNNNNNNNNNNNNNNNNNNNNNNNNNNNNNNNNNNNNNNNNNNNNNNNNNNNNNNNNNNNNNNNNNNNNNNNNNNNNNNNNNNNNNNNNNNNNNNNNNNNNNNNNNNNNNNNNNNNNNNNNNNNNNNNNNNNNNNNNNNNNNNNNNNNNNNNNNNNNNNNNNNNNNNNNNNNNNNNNNNNNNNNNNNNNNNNNNNNNNNNNNNNNNNNNNNNNNNNNNNNNNNNNNNNNNNNNNNNNNNNNNNNNNNNNNNNNNNNNNNNNNNNNNNNNNNNNNNNNNNNNNNNNNNNNNNNNNNNNNNNNNNNNNNNNNNNNNNNNNNNNNNNNNNNNNNNNNNNNNNNNNNNNNNNNNNNNNNNNNNNNNNNNNNNNNNNNNNNNNNNNNNNNNNNNNNNNNNNNNNNNNNNNNNNNNNNNNNNNNNNNNNNNNNNNNNNNNNNNNNNNNNNNNNNNNNNNNNNNNNNNNNNNNNNNNNNNNNNNNNNNNNNNNNNNNNNNNNNNNNNNNNNNNNNNNNNNNNNNNNNNNNNNNNNNNNNNNNNNNNNNNNNNNNNNNNNNNNNNNNNNNNNNNNNNNNNNNNNNNNNNNNNNNNNNNNNNNNNNNNNNNNNNNNNNNNNNNNNNNNNNNNNNNNNNNNNNNNNNNNNNNNNNNNNNNNNNNNNNNNNNNNNNNNNNNNNNNNNNNNNNNNNNNNNNNNNNNNNNNNNNNNNNNNNNNNNNNNNNNNNNNNNNNNNNNNNNNNNNNNNNNNNNNNNNNNNNNNNNNNNNNNNNNNNNNNNNNNNNNNNNNNNNNNNNNNNNNNNNNNNNNNNNNNNNNNNNNNNNNNNNNNNNNNNNNNNNNNNNNNNNNNNNNNNNNNNNNNNNNNNNNNNNNNNNNNNNNNNNNNNNNNNNNNNNNNNNNNNNNNNNNNNNNNNNNNNNNNNNNNNNNNNNNNNNNNNNNNNNNNNNNNNNNNNNNNNNNNNNNNNNNNNNNNNNNNNNNNNNNNNNNNNNNNNNNNNNNNNNNNNNNNNNNNNNNNNNNNNNNNNNNNNNNNNNNNNNNNNNNNNNNNNNNNNNNNNNNNNNNNNNNNNNNNNNNNNNNNNNNNNNNNNNNNNNNNNNNNNNNNNNNNNNNNNNNNNNNNNNNNNNNNNNNNNNNNNNNNNNNNNNNNNNNNNNNNNNNNNNNNNNNNNNNNNNNNNNNNNNNNNNNNNNNNNNNNNNNNNNNNNNNNNNNNNNNNNNNNNNNNNNNNNNNNNNNNNNNNNNNNNNNNNNNNNNNNNNNNNNNNNNNNNNNNNNNNNNNNNNNNNNNNNNNNNNNNNNNNNNNNNNNNNNNNNNNNNNNNNNNNNNNNNNNNNNNNNNNNNNNNNNNNNNNNNNNNNNNNNNNNNNNNNNNNNNNNNNNNATGGACAAGGTTATGAGAATGTCGTCCGAAAGAGGGGTAGTTATATTCAGCAAGAGCTCGTGTTGTTTGTCCTACGCGGTTCAAGTTCTTTTCCAAGATCTCGGGGTTAACCCTAAGATTCACGAGATCGATAAGGACCCTGAATGCCGAGAGATCGAGAAGGCACTAATGAGGCTAGGGTGTTCAAAGCCGGTCCCAGCCGTCTTCATTGGTGGCAAGCTCGTTGGTTCGACCAATGAAGTAATGTCCATGCACCTTAGCAGCTCGCTTGTTCCCTTAGTGAAGCCATATCTATGTTAAACAACAGAGGTGTCTCCAAGGATTTATCAGACTAATTAATTAGCTATGGGAATGTAATTCAATAAGGAAAACAATTGAGCCAAATCTTCGtaatctatttttcttttttgggtattatactattatttgcTTGTGTAACTTGGGTAAGTGTACGTACACTTGCAAGATTGTTATCATATAAACTCGGCGgtaaaaacattttattcttATTGTAATGTATCCTTGATTCAGATGCAACCTCCATTATGAtccaaatcaaaacacaaaaagaatcAGAATAGCTACATAACTCACATCAACAGAAATGAACTTGTCTGCAACATATACTACTGGCTTACAATAACTTTATcctgtacaaaaaaaaaaagaacaacaacaagaacacacTAAGTAATCAAACAAATAGTGTATGGTGTCTAGAAAGTTTCTATCTAGGTGAAACGGAGGGAGCAATTCCACTGACGAGGTCAGAGCCAGAGACATCCATTGATGAATAAGGATGCTTCATGATTGAAGAATTCAATGACGATGATGGATGAGTTGTTGTCTCAGACAGATCCGCTGCTTTAGCTACCTGAGATTCCGGCATCAGTTCCCATATGATTTCCAGTTCTCTTACAACTTCCGCCATTGAAGGCCTTGCATCCGTCTCCTCTCTGCAGCATCGCAGCGCTAAAGTTGCAAACTTTTCAAGGCATTCATCTGGAACTGAGCTCATTCTCTTATCCACGGCTGACAATATCGAACCAGACTCGTATGCAATGTTGATCTGACAGAAAGAACCATTCCAAACAATTTTAGGTAACGTCAAGAAGAGAAACAAGCTCTTAGCATCTAATCATCATTACCTCACGAACTATGTTCTTGCCATGTGTGATTGGCTGCATTCCTGTTAATAGCTCTAAGAACACTACACCTAGACTGTATACATCACTTTTGTCTGTCAATTGATGAGTCAAGAAATATTCCGGATCAAGGTAACCCTGCAAGTCGAACAAATAATTCTCAGTCATGATTTGAGAAACCAAATTTTACAAGCAATGCAGGATTCAGATCCTACCGGAGTTCCTTTTACAACAGTAGACACGTGATGAGGTGAGATGCCTTCCAAATCAGGCACTGGGGCAAGTCTTGAGAGTCCAAAATCTGCAACCTTTGCGGTGAATCTGGAGTCCAACAAAATGTTGCTTGCTTTGATATCGCGATGGAATATTGGGGGATCAGCTTCCGTGTGTAAATATGAGATTCCCTTAGCTGAACCTAAAGCAATCCGTAGTCTCATCGCAAAGTCTAGAGGCTCTTTTAATTTAActgcaaaaacacaaatttgtaTATAGCCCTTGAGACTTGGAAATTAACAGCACACAAAATCATATATGCTGCTTAATATGTCATATGAAAAGACATCCACATTAAGAACATCAAGAACAGTGAACAGCGGTGGGTAGTCTTTGCTTGATCCACATAGAGAACAAGCAGCACTATAGATGACTCAGTAAGAAGTAGAACATACCAGATATATTGTCTCGCAAAGTACCATTTTCCATGTACTCATAAACCAGCATCTGCAGGCGTGACAATACAAGCAATAAGAGAAACATATATAGGTTTCGGACCTCAACCGGAAGAGGGTTTTGACAACAGTACCTGCTCGCCTTCTTCATCGCAGAATCCAAGCAACGAAACAAGGTTTCTGTGATGCAATCTCGATAACAATTCAATTTCAGTTAGGAACTCCCTCTCACCCTGCAATGATCCCTCTTGTGCTCTTTTAATTGCCACAACCGTTCCGCTACCAAGGGTGCCTTTGTAGACCTTTCCATAACCTCCTTGCCCAATTTGAGTGGAACTATTAAAATTGTCCGTAGCCAGAGCCAGCTCAGCATAAGTGAAGCTCTTCACACCTTCGATTTTCAGAGAAGCTTTGGAAGCTGCACATGGATGAATCAAACTTGtaataccaaaaccaaaaacatatgaCCACTACTAATACACAATTTCGATAGATAATCTACTCTGAACACACATATTGGCATCCACAAGATCATGCTTACCTCGCTTTCTTCTAACAACCGCACTGTATCTTTTCATACGTTTCTTCATAATGATAAGGGCAATAATAGCGGTTAGCGTAACTGCAACTGCAGCTGAACCAAGAACAATTCCCGCAACTGCACCCTTACTTAAACCAGATGGCGAAGCTGAAGGGAAcactacaaaaccaaaaaagcatGACGGTCAAAACAAAGCTCAATTATGCAAAAGTTGTAAGAAAATATAGACGTCAGCTTGTTTACTTCTACTTTAACCAAGTTTTGTATTGAAATAAATACCAGAGGACGAGTACTCTGCTACTTACCATCTCTGTAGACATCTAACAATGTGAAATTCATAAGCTCATAAGGACCAAACAGATCTTCGTCTCGGATATTCCATCCAGTGAACATGGCCCTTATCCGCCGAACCTCGCTACGATTGAATATAAAAGAATTGTTGGCATTTGAACCAAACACAGGAAAAAACTTCAAGTACATTCGAAGTCTAGGTCCTTTTTGCCACTGGAATGAATCAAGGCGCAGCTGATACAGATTCAAACTAAGGCCAGAGGTGATGTATTGCTGAAACTCGGATCTGTACGGAACAAAATCCGAGAAACCAGGACTTTTCAACCGATATCCCACAAGCAGAGGAGCAGCACAAAAGCACCGTCTAAGAGGTTCTGGTGAAAACTCATAAGGGGGTGGGCATTCAGAACAAGTTGTAGTGTTAGAATTGGTTGGACCCTGATTATTGTTTTCCTCAGTTAGAGGCCCACATAATCGAAGCAGATTTCCATCTGAGCATAACGGATTCCCCTGAAGCCTGGAAGCAAACAATGTCAAATGATACCAGAAAAGTGGACAGTAATCTGAGGGAAGGAGTTTATCACATCTTACGAGTaaacaagatttaaaaaaaaaaatgttatatacatcATTTAGTAGCTAGAATGATATGCAAAGCAAAATAGTATGCATGGGCACCTAACAAAGAGTAATAGGAAAGCGCAGATGCAAACCAGATAGTCACATTTGGGCGAAGGTCAGATCTGCCAGAAATATTTGAAAACTTATTGTTCCGCAGATCCCTGAAAAAAGCATAAAGGAACTGATGGTCGTCAAGagataatttaaagaaatttggAACATGCTGGTAAGTCAAAGGAAATGAGATATGATTGTTTTTGTAACAGTCATACACAATAATAGTCTCAGTTGAATTCAGCTCTCTTTCTTGCCATATTCTAGAGGGAATTGAACCACTCAGATCATTGTTTGCAAGCGACCTGCCACATAAGgtagacaacaaaacaaacgatCAGCCATCTTCATATccaaaaatgataaaaagaataAGTGCATCTCAGAAACCAAAAAGTGACTACACCAATCAAACACACTTACAACTTCTGAAGTCGTGGAAGACCTGAGAAATTTGTTGGAATGGTTCCAGTTAGACTGTTATTGGACAGATCGCTGCAGTATTTTCATCAGATAACAAAGTTAAAAGCACTTAATTTccaaccaaataataaaaatagaatacgTACTAATAACAGTAAATATCCCGGATTAAATCAAAGGCCAGAATTATGGAAAAACGTTAAGAGCTTACATGGTTGTGATACTATCAGAAAGCTTCCCTGTAGGTATAGATCCATTTAACTGATTTCGACTTAGGTCCCTGGAATTCATTCATGTCGaacaaatcagaaacagatGATATTAATTAGCTAAGGTAGCTGCAGGATTCTATAAGGAAGCGGCTAGATAAATTTTAAGACTTACAAATAACCAAGTTTTGGGATACTGCTAAGATCAGGCATTGGCCCTTGCAAGCTGCAGTTCCTAAGACTCCTGCCCGTGGACAGATAGAAAAATATGCATAGATTAGCATAGCatgctcatatatatataaaataaactaccAGTATCTCTAAATTTAGAATGGACTATCTTAATTAGCTcagaattttgttaatttccaTCCCCAGAGCTTAAGATATGCACAGTTCAATTCATTTCCAATGCATGGCTCTCATACTGAATTTTTAAATGCATTAACAGAAGATGAGATCTCCTCCAGCCTCGCACTTCAGTGACTTTGAGTTCAAGATACATTGTGAAACTAGCACTTACATCTTCAAAAGTTTAGACATGTTTCCATAAGATTGTGGAATCGTAGTCCCATCAAAGTGATTGTTATCTAATTGTCTGCCAAAATAAACACGAGGAAAAAAaggtcaaaaagaaaagaatacaTGAATCACCAGTCTATGGTGACAGGACCAGAAAAATCAGTGACATGAACTTACAGGATAAGCAAATTTGGCATGTTTGATAACTCAGGAGGAAGATAGCCTGataagttgttgttgtcaagAAGGCTGTAAGAAAAACAAGTAGTGTTTATAAAAAGGTAAAGCGTGTCTAGCATGGTATAAACTTGAAAACTGAGATTAGGTATAACACATAACATGTTTCAAGTAAGATTAATTAAGCCAGCTAATGATACCAACTCACATGTGAACAATTGATGGTAGACTTCCAAGCTCGGGTGGTATCTGCCCGCTAATCGAATTATTATTCATGTGACTgagaaaaaagataagatagACAATAAATGTAACATACTCAACAGAAAAGGAATCacaattagcaaaaaaaaaacagccaaGTACAACTGAACAGAGCATCAGATTAAAGAACTCACAagtgctttgttttgtttaagtttGCAAAAGATTTGGGTAGTGGTCCTGAGATACGGTTTTCATCAATCTGTATTCTGTCTAAGTTTGGAAGAAACCCAAGCTCATCGGGTAATGGTCCAGTTAATAGATTTCCGTTCAAGAGCCTGGAAAAGTCACATCAAGTTAGaaggcaagcaaagactaacaAATAAGGGAAGTAAAGAAGAAACTCAAAGACTTACAAGAGTTGTAAAGACTTGATATTCCCAATTTCCTTTGGTATAGTTCCGGTGATCTTGTTCCACATGAAACTCCTGgcattagagaagaagaagaagttgtacaATAATACACAAAAGAAAGTTATATTCACCATTGGGGTATGACTAGAAAGatcaagtaatatatataatataacgtACAGGATAGTAAGACGAGTCAACCGGCCAAGCTCCGGGGACAAGTTTCCTGAGAGGTTCATACTGAACAGTTGCCTtcaagtattaaaaaaaaaagcaagataCTCAAAACAAGTCTCAAGGAAGACAAGAATGCTTAAGAAGAATAAGGAGAAAGGGGTAAGTAAAGAAAAGACAATATACAGTTCGCTGACATGAAGATAACCATCATCAAGAGAGGAATTGAAGCAGACAACACCAGTCCAGTTCGAATTGCACGGGTCTCTTCCACGCTTCCaattactcaatctatgaacCGGATCCTTGAGACTGTCTTTGATAACCCGCAAAGCTCTcactgaaaataaattaaaattaaaaaaacatatcagtACAAAACCCATGTCGCAGACACAAGTTGTCTAAAGATCTAAACCAAAGAGAAGGtagactaaagaaaaaaaaaaaaaaaaaaNCCTTCGACGGGATTGGTGATGCCGTCTTGAGCAAAAGTagaagacaagaaacaaaggaaggagacgaaaagaagaggaaggagacgAGAGGAGACATGGGTCGAAAACATAGCGAGAGAGGAAGACGAcccaagaagaaacaaaatctccagagagagagagatagttaAAAGGAAAAAGCCATGACCAGGTTagggagtgaagaagaagacgaccaAGTAAAAGGGAAGTGGTTGGTATTGGGTGGGAGCATTGAAGAGTGGTAAAACAAGGACATTTCCTTAGTTTGACAAATTCAGGTAGTGGATGAGACCGACGGAGCCTCATCAAAATTGTCACTTTCGCCGCCGCCATTACTCTCcaccttctctttctttcttcttccgtCAAAAACCCATTACTTTGCTGTTTTCTCTTCCTTTGTTTAATGATTCCTTTGTGTGACCTGCCCCCTTTGACCTTTTGGTccttcttatttttatattgacAGTAGGTAAAAAAACTTGGCAAGTGCGATGAATTTACCaatgttgtaaataaatatgATTACCAATGTTTATATTCCACCTTgtgattattattttgtttgctttcaaatgtataaaaagatttaaaacGTATACCAATTGCAAATAAATAGCATCTAAGAAGAGTCGATATCAATCATTGGTCTATCGAAATATTAATGTAGTACTAGTtgattatgatatatatgtatatgtattttgGTCCCCACGATACTTAAAAAGTCACGAAAGATTTCCAAACGACTTTTATTGGGAAAAATTGGTGTTTGATTAATTTTCTACAAGTGCGATTAAACTGTTGTAACCATTAATTATATTAGTAATGGTTCTTGATCACAACTTAATTAGAAGTATATGATTGAAAACTTTGAAAGCAATAAACACACAGCAAAGACAAAAGGTAAAACTATGGACAAAAATAGCAGGATaactaaaaaaggaaatataagaAGCTATGataaaattacttaaaataaGAAGTTACAATGTTGCGGCATTATTTGAAAAAGCATACACGTGAATTATTATGGATAGATGGATGgtttcctaatatatatatagctaaatcATCATTATGCGATAGTAGAATATTAAACCAACTTAGTTGTTTTCATTTCTCTGGAGCTGCTAAtgtctaaataaataaataaaaattaaactttattaGTTGGTAATAAGTAAGCATCATTAAGCTTTTGAATTAGCACAGTGTCGAGGTTATTAAATGATACCGGTCCAATTTGGGCGGGTTTAATTAAGATATAAAAAGCAATGTTTAACTTTATCCGTTTTAGTAGGACTGATAAATAAAGTGATGCCCACAAAGGCCCAAAACTTAAAAGAGAACACTTGTCACAAAAAGTCACGCGCCAGGTAGGGGTCCGTCTTATTTGGACCGATAAATAAAAGTGAAGCCCACAAAGGCCcaataattaaaagagaacacTTGTCACAAAAAGTCACGCGCCAGGTAGGGGTCGAACCTACGGCCTTCTGCTTAGGAAACAGACGCTCTATCCACTGAGCTACAGGCGCTTTTGACACAATAGGGCTGTTTTTTCTCCATTCTCCTTAGTttgctgttttgtttttttggttcatcaTTTCTTTTGTAAGAGTTATATAGTGCGTGCTGCGTGGTATATTAAGaggcaaaaagaaataaatatttttgtttatcttgtttCTCTAATACAAGACTTTTGAGTCAAGAGTCAGACGTGGGGAGATGTTATATGCGATAATTGCTAAAAACTAGCATGTTGAAACAAGCAACTACATAAAAACTACTTGTAATGAATGCACCTAATCCTAATGGGTACTACTAGGAGATTGATTAATTAAGCACTTAAAAGCAAATAGTAATCAACTAcggaaaaaatgtcattaaaatcatgaactctcaaattttggccatttaaatcatgaactttgttgtaggtcatttaaaacatcaacttgtattatttagcttttttaaacatgaagtttcgttgaccaaaccaaaaaagacatgacgttaaatccgataattgaccaactaacagacgttactatGCTGTTAGTCACTCCGTTAttgacaaaacgacgtcgttttaatgaaagttttaattcgaaaaatatcatttaaatcatgaacttttaaatataggccatttaaaccatgaacttgtaaatctatttcatttaaaccatgaaatttcaaatttatatcatttaaaccatgaacaacctgaaaattttggttatcgaagCAAACCAAAGAGAGAAAGCCTAACCGTTCCGCGCAATTGATTTGGATAATCagattttggttcggttttggttcgGTAATCGGACCGATTGGTTTATTAGAAACCGCAGAAGTATATAAGTCTAACCAGCTAAACCGTTTAACCCtagtttagtttctctcttctttcttcgactCTGCCACATGATGCGattctaagaaaaataaaaaagaacatcAATTCATCCTTCTTTTTCGATTTTTGTCATGTAATTtggggcttttttttttgtcttgagactttttcatttattagaacactacactagagtttgaaggattgatCAGCTTGTTTTAAGACACTACACtagagtttgaaggattgatcgcctttttcatgtattatagtttaaatgacattaatttgaaatttcatggtttaaatgacataaatttacaatttcatGGTTTTAATGACATAGAttttacaagttcatggtttaaatgacctatatttaaaagtttatggtttaaatgacatttttcgaattaaaatttctattaaaacgacaccgttttgtCAGTAACGGAGTGATTAACGACACAATAACGTCTGTTAGTTGGTCAATTAATGTTATGTCTTTTTTTATCTTGGTCAACGAaaattcatgtttaaaaaactaaacaacaaaaatgatgttttaaatggactacaacaaagttcatgatttaaatggcTTTGaaagtttatgattttaatgatatttttcccAATCAACTACACTAGAATAAAAAAGACGGGGGAGACAAGATGCTGCGATGCTTCACGTGCCAATGTGCCTTTTAGCTTTTCATCACACTaatcatttctttttaaaataaatcacacTAATAGacgaaaataacaaaatttaaaaaaatcataaaattttctcaACTCAACTCTATGGGGGgtaattaaaaagttattatagTTAAGTGACGTCACTTCTCTCTCTTCAGTTTAAGTTAAGtacatcctctctctctccttccttcatACGCTCCTCGTTTCATtcatagagagagaaagct encodes the following:
- the LOC104754846 gene encoding monothiol glutaredoxin-S11 encodes the protein MDKVMRMSSERGVVIFSKSSCCLSYAVQVLFQDLGVNPKIHEIDKDPECREIEKALMRLGCSKPVPAVFIGGKLVGSTNEVMSMHLSSSLVPLVKPYLC
- the LOC104759100 gene encoding prolycopene isomerase, chloroplastic-like yields the protein MNLSFQNPIECGHPSSLFFSPLKTSNKLGCSSNLGFHVRFFENRKKKSPMVTVKSVSSSSIAVEGTKKRDATSTRESVYDAIVIGSGIGGLVAATQLAVKEAKVLVLEKYLIPGGSSGYYERDGYTFDVGSSVMFGFSDKGNLNLITQALKAVGRKMEVIPDPTTVHFHLPNDLSVRIHREYDDFVTELTSKFPHEKEGILGFYGDCWKIFNSLNSLELKSLEEPIYLFGQFFQKPLECLTLAYYLPQNAGAIARKYIKDPQLLSFIDAECFIVSTVNALQTPMINASMVLCDRHYGGINYPVGGVGGIAKSLAEGLVDQGSEILYKANVKSIILDDGKAVGVRLADGREFFAKTIISNATRWDTFGKLLKGEKLPKEEENFQKVYVKAPSFLSIHMGVKAEVLPPDTDCHHFVLEDDWKNLEEPYGSIFLSIPTILDPSLAPDGRHILHIFTTSSIEDWEGLPPKEYEAKKEEVAAEIIQRLEKKLFPGLSSSITFKEVRLFFPPT